A genomic segment from Stappia indica encodes:
- a CDS encoding CoA pyrophosphatase: MAAVLDSAEAFVEQARLRLALAAMDEVGDHILNPDMGPFAFAKRPPRDAAVLIPVVDRPAGASIILTRRTDHLTSHAGQISLPGGKIDPEDDGPIGAALREANEEIGLEPRAVRPIGVLPTYLTGSGYRVAPVLGLVSPQAPISANPDEVAEIFEVPLRFLMNDVNHHRQSRIFAGKPRYFYAMPYGERYIWGVTAGILRLLHDTVCR; the protein is encoded by the coding sequence ATGGCAGCTGTGCTGGACAGCGCGGAAGCCTTTGTCGAGCAGGCGCGGCTGCGCCTTGCGCTGGCGGCGATGGACGAGGTGGGCGACCACATCCTCAATCCCGACATGGGCCCCTTCGCCTTCGCCAAGCGTCCGCCGCGCGATGCGGCCGTGCTGATCCCTGTGGTGGACCGGCCGGCGGGGGCCTCGATCATCCTCACCCGGCGCACCGACCACCTGACCAGCCATGCGGGCCAGATCTCGCTGCCGGGCGGCAAGATCGACCCCGAGGACGATGGCCCGATCGGCGCGGCGCTGCGCGAGGCGAACGAGGAAATCGGCCTCGAACCGAGGGCCGTGCGCCCCATCGGCGTGTTGCCGACCTATCTGACCGGATCGGGCTACCGGGTCGCCCCGGTGCTGGGCCTGGTGTCGCCGCAGGCGCCGATCTCCGCCAATCCGGACGAGGTGGCGGAGATCTTCGAGGTTCCGCTGCGCTTCCTCATGAACGACGTCAACCACCACCGGCAGTCCCGGATCTTCGCCGGAAAGCCCCGTTATTTCTACGCCATGCCCTATGGCGAACGGTACATCTGGGGGGTTACCGCCGGTATCCTCCGTCTCCTCCATGACACGGTGTGCCGCTGA
- a CDS encoding CCA tRNA nucleotidyltransferase, whose amino-acid sequence MHDPIKADWLGEPALQAVFDALEQEGDAARVVGGAVRNTLLGVAVSDIDIATTAEPATVIRRVEAAGLKAVPTGVDHGTVTVVSEGRAFEVTTLREDVETHGRHATVRFGRDWQHDAARRDFTMNALYAARDGTLFDPVGGLPDLHARRVRFIGEADRRIREDYLRILRFFRFHAQYGEGEPDAEGLAAVTRLKDGLTGLSAERIGAEMRKLVAARGAVATLEAMAASGVMPQVLVPRVGLAPFAALRALDALCPNTRAPALALAALSEGGEAELDALADRLRLSNAERRRMKAARLAADAARMKSWDAGPQAVDLAALELLYRHGREAATDGVLLAAAEAGLTAEDAALRALLAAVATLDIPRLPLSGGELTKAGVAPGPKVGEGLRLAETRWIESGFSLDRAALVSAVLGRN is encoded by the coding sequence ATGCACGATCCGATCAAGGCCGACTGGCTGGGCGAGCCTGCCCTGCAGGCCGTGTTCGACGCGCTCGAGCAGGAGGGCGATGCGGCACGGGTGGTCGGCGGGGCGGTGCGCAACACGCTGCTCGGCGTTGCCGTCAGCGATATCGACATCGCCACCACGGCGGAGCCCGCAACCGTCATCCGGCGTGTCGAGGCGGCGGGGCTGAAGGCGGTGCCGACCGGCGTCGACCACGGCACGGTGACGGTGGTCAGCGAGGGCCGGGCCTTCGAAGTGACCACCCTGCGCGAGGACGTGGAGACGCATGGGCGGCATGCGACCGTGCGCTTCGGCCGCGACTGGCAGCACGATGCGGCCCGGCGCGACTTCACCATGAACGCGCTCTATGCGGCACGCGACGGGACCCTGTTCGATCCTGTCGGCGGGCTGCCGGACCTTCACGCCCGGCGGGTGCGCTTCATCGGCGAGGCGGACCGGCGCATCCGCGAGGACTACCTGCGCATCCTGCGTTTCTTCCGCTTCCATGCCCAATACGGCGAGGGCGAACCCGACGCCGAGGGACTTGCCGCCGTGACCCGGCTGAAGGATGGCCTTACGGGGCTTTCGGCCGAGCGCATCGGCGCGGAAATGCGCAAGCTCGTTGCCGCGCGCGGCGCGGTCGCCACGCTGGAGGCGATGGCGGCAAGCGGCGTGATGCCGCAGGTCTTGGTGCCGCGCGTCGGGCTGGCGCCGTTCGCGGCCCTGCGGGCGCTCGATGCGCTTTGCCCCAACACGCGCGCGCCGGCGCTGGCGCTAGCCGCGCTCAGCGAGGGGGGCGAGGCGGAGCTCGACGCGCTGGCCGACCGGCTGCGCCTCTCCAATGCGGAACGGCGGCGGATGAAGGCGGCGCGGCTTGCTGCCGACGCGGCGCGCATGAAGTCGTGGGACGCCGGTCCCCAGGCCGTGGACCTTGCCGCGCTGGAACTGCTCTATCGCCATGGCCGCGAGGCGGCGACGGACGGCGTGCTGCTGGCCGCCGCCGAGGCGGGACTGACCGCGGAGGATGCGGCCTTGCGCGCGCTGCTGGCGGCGGTGGCGACACTCGACATTCCCCGGCTTCCGCTTTCGGGCGGCGAGCTGACCAAGGCCGGCGTCGCGCCGGGGCCGAAGGTCGGCGAGGGATTGCGGCTCGCCGAGACGCGCTGGATCGAGAGCGGCTTTTCGCTGGATCGGGCGGCGCTGGTCTCGGCGGTGCTCGGCCGGAACTGA
- a CDS encoding AAA family ATPase — MSAVTSPEVDHEQVARDAETAMDRITAARTEIARIIFGQESVVERALVTLLAGGHGLLVGVPGLAKTKLVETLGTVLGLDARRIQFTPDLMPSDILGAEVMDQARDGSRAFRFIKGPIFSQVLMADEINRASPRTQSALLQAMQEYHVTVAGQSYDLPRPFHVLATQNPLEQEGTYPLPEAQLDRFLMQIDVHYPDREAERRILMETTGALDAKATAVMSAEDLVTCQQLVRRMPVGESVVEAILELVRSARPGESDDEITSQIAWGPGPRASQALMLTVRARALVDGRLAPSVDDVLALAEPVLQHRMALTFGARADGQTIRGVIGRIKSRIG, encoded by the coding sequence ATGAGCGCCGTCACTTCACCGGAAGTTGATCACGAGCAGGTCGCCCGCGATGCGGAAACGGCGATGGACAGGATCACCGCCGCCCGCACCGAAATCGCCCGCATCATCTTCGGCCAGGAAAGCGTCGTCGAGCGCGCGCTGGTCACCTTGCTCGCCGGCGGCCACGGCCTGCTGGTCGGCGTGCCCGGCCTTGCCAAGACCAAGCTGGTGGAAACGCTCGGCACGGTGCTCGGCCTCGATGCCCGCCGTATCCAGTTCACGCCAGACCTGATGCCCTCCGACATTCTCGGCGCCGAGGTGATGGACCAGGCCCGCGACGGCAGCCGCGCCTTCCGCTTCATCAAGGGGCCGATCTTCTCGCAGGTCCTGATGGCCGACGAGATCAACCGCGCCAGCCCGCGCACCCAGTCGGCGCTGCTGCAGGCGATGCAGGAATATCACGTCACCGTCGCCGGCCAGAGCTACGACCTGCCGCGTCCCTTCCATGTGCTCGCGACCCAGAACCCGCTGGAGCAGGAGGGCACCTATCCCCTGCCCGAGGCGCAGCTCGACCGCTTCCTGATGCAGATCGACGTGCATTATCCCGACCGCGAGGCGGAACGGCGCATCCTCATGGAGACGACCGGCGCCCTGGACGCGAAGGCGACCGCCGTCATGTCGGCAGAGGATCTCGTCACCTGCCAGCAGCTCGTGCGCCGCATGCCGGTCGGCGAGAGCGTCGTCGAGGCGATCCTGGAACTCGTCCGCTCCGCCCGTCCCGGCGAGAGCGACGACGAGATCACCAGCCAGATCGCCTGGGGTCCGGGCCCGCGCGCCAGCCAGGCATTGATGCTCACCGTGCGCGCCCGCGCGCTGGTCGACGGCCGTCTTGCGCCGTCGGTGGACGACGTGCTGGCGCTGGCCGAGCCGGTGTTGCAGCACCGCATGGCGCTGACCTTCGGCGCGCGCGCCGACGGGCAGACGATCCGCGGGGTGATCGGCCGCATCAAGAGCCGGATCGGATAA
- a CDS encoding DUF1285 domain-containing protein produces the protein MMAATMGDATGMTQRQAEDAGEMPAGLADLVARAGKTRGTPPVERWNPPFCGDIDMRIASDGRWYYMGSPIGREALVRLFASVLRRDEDGRHYLVTPVERVGITVEDAPFLAVEMHAQGEGREQLLTLRTNVGDVVKADADHPLRFERETGTDGLKPYIRVRGALDALLARPLLYQLAELFEEHDVDHESGGRAMLGVWSGGVFFPAVAAGETDTETGGAG, from the coding sequence ATGATGGCGGCGACAATGGGAGATGCGACAGGGATGACGCAAAGGCAGGCCGAGGACGCCGGCGAGATGCCCGCCGGGCTGGCCGATCTCGTCGCCCGGGCCGGCAAGACGCGCGGAACGCCGCCGGTGGAGCGCTGGAACCCGCCTTTCTGCGGCGACATCGACATGCGGATCGCCAGCGACGGCCGCTGGTACTACATGGGCTCGCCCATCGGGCGCGAGGCATTGGTGCGGCTGTTCGCCTCGGTGCTGCGGCGCGACGAGGACGGGCGGCATTATCTGGTGACGCCGGTCGAGCGGGTGGGCATCACCGTCGAGGATGCGCCCTTCCTCGCGGTCGAGATGCATGCGCAAGGCGAGGGCCGCGAGCAGCTGCTGACCCTGCGCACCAATGTCGGCGATGTGGTAAAGGCGGATGCAGACCATCCGCTCCGCTTCGAGCGGGAAACTGGCACAGACGGGCTGAAACCCTATATCAGGGTACGCGGCGCACTCGATGCGCTGCTGGCGCGGCCGCTGCTCTATCAGCTGGCCGAGCTTTTCGAGGAACACGACGTCGACCACGAGAGCGGGGGACGCGCCATGCTCGGCGTATGGAGCGGCGGCGTCTTCTTTCCGGCGGTTGCGGCCGGCGAGACGGATACGGAAACAGGCGGGGCAGGGTGA
- a CDS encoding DUF6111 family protein, whose translation MLRIILTQLLLFSLPFIGFAIWLFINKKAQTSENWRKGPMLWLIIAGGLLVVGGLVMLTTHGGLPEGMTYRPAELRDGQFIPGRYE comes from the coding sequence ATGCTGCGTATCATTCTCACCCAACTCCTGCTGTTCTCGCTGCCCTTCATCGGCTTCGCGATCTGGCTGTTCATCAACAAGAAGGCCCAGACCTCGGAGAACTGGCGCAAGGGGCCGATGCTGTGGCTGATCATTGCCGGCGGCCTATTGGTCGTCGGCGGGCTGGTGATGCTGACGACGCATGGCGGGCTGCCCGAGGGAATGACCTACCGGCCGGCGGAACTGCGCGACGGCCAGTTCATCCCCGGCCGCTACGAATAG
- a CDS encoding DUF4159 domain-containing protein yields MTSFLPLGFTAPLVLTALLLLPVIWWLLRLIPPSPRRVAFPPARLLADIDKREETPDNSPWWLTLLRLLLAAAIILALAGPIWRPLADAPAGSGPLWIVLDNGWASSSGWETRRRTAEQLVETAADSGRPVLLAATAEGADQPLVPQNARLALERLRVLEPRAWPANRGELTLGLRKAAQETRPGSIVWLAEDAAAAGTPRFVEDLRALAGESELTVMTGLGRPAVLADARNDIEALTVSVLDDAPSTAPRTIRALDMRGLTLGEADATFEEDGVTGAARFDFPVELRNDVARLELVGQDSAAGVQLLDDRWQRRTVGIVSGASADQAQPLLSPLYYLERALSPFAELRRPREENLAEALPDLIEQGVSVIVLADVGRLPEGAMEAVAAWVEQGGVLLRFAGPRMAGGTDDLVPAALRAGDRTLGGSLSWEQPQPLASFADASPFARLDVPADVTVNRQVLAEPGPDLADRTWASLADGTPLVTASLRGRGTLVLFHVTADTGWSNLPISGTFVSMLRRIVALSSASGARGEGTGAAAAAGTVQEPAEVLLPPVRVLDGRGRLGPPPASALPVSARQGDVAASRRHPPGLYGSDDAFRAINLFASLDEVMPLDLGPLDGAATVATYPTTEASDLRPLLFLAALLLLFADAIAMMWLRGDAQGLRGRLARGTAVLLLAGIAAALALPQTARAQETSDDLAALEATLDTRLAYVLTGQPDRDATSRQGLLGLTRYLSTRTALEPEAPVGVDIATDELAFYPVLYWPISETTPVPSAEALARIDTYMRNGGTILFDTADQLSAGISGFGTSPAVLRLRQVLDGLDIPPLEPVPADHVLTKAFYLLETFPGRYADGPLWVEATETRNTGERPVRAGDGVSPLLITGNDFAAAWAVDEAGNPLFPTVPNDAVQREYAYRSGVNIVMYALTGNYKADQVHVPALLERLGQ; encoded by the coding sequence ATGACCTCCTTCCTGCCGCTCGGCTTCACCGCGCCGCTGGTGCTCACCGCCCTGCTGCTGCTTCCGGTGATCTGGTGGCTGCTGCGCCTGATCCCGCCGAGCCCGCGCCGCGTCGCCTTTCCGCCGGCCCGCCTCCTCGCCGATATCGACAAGCGCGAGGAGACGCCGGACAACAGCCCGTGGTGGCTGACCCTTCTGCGCCTGCTGCTGGCCGCCGCGATCATCCTCGCCCTTGCCGGGCCGATCTGGCGCCCGCTGGCCGATGCCCCCGCCGGCTCCGGCCCCCTGTGGATCGTCCTCGACAACGGCTGGGCCTCTTCCTCGGGCTGGGAAACCCGCCGCCGCACCGCCGAGCAGCTGGTCGAGACCGCCGCCGACAGCGGCCGGCCGGTCCTGCTTGCGGCCACCGCAGAAGGTGCCGACCAGCCCCTCGTGCCGCAGAACGCCCGCCTCGCGCTGGAGCGGCTGCGCGTGCTGGAGCCGCGCGCCTGGCCGGCCAACCGGGGCGAGCTGACCCTCGGCCTGCGCAAGGCCGCGCAGGAGACCCGTCCCGGCTCCATCGTCTGGCTCGCCGAGGATGCGGCGGCGGCCGGAACGCCGCGCTTCGTGGAAGACCTGCGCGCCCTTGCCGGCGAGAGCGAGCTGACCGTCATGACTGGTCTCGGCCGCCCCGCCGTCCTCGCCGATGCCCGCAACGACATCGAGGCGTTGACCGTCTCCGTGCTCGACGACGCCCCCTCGACCGCCCCGCGCACCATCCGCGCACTCGACATGCGCGGCCTCACCCTCGGCGAGGCGGACGCCACCTTCGAGGAGGACGGCGTCACCGGCGCGGCCCGGTTCGACTTCCCCGTCGAGCTGCGCAACGACGTCGCCCGGCTGGAGCTGGTCGGCCAGGACAGCGCCGCCGGCGTGCAGCTTCTCGACGACCGCTGGCAGCGCCGCACCGTCGGCATCGTCTCCGGCGCCTCCGCCGACCAGGCGCAGCCGCTGCTGTCGCCGCTCTACTATCTGGAGCGCGCGCTCTCGCCCTTTGCGGAGCTGCGCCGCCCGCGCGAGGAGAACCTCGCCGAAGCCCTGCCGGACCTCATCGAGCAGGGCGTCTCCGTCATCGTGCTGGCCGATGTCGGCCGCCTGCCGGAAGGCGCAATGGAGGCCGTCGCCGCCTGGGTCGAGCAGGGCGGCGTGCTGCTGCGCTTCGCCGGCCCGCGCATGGCCGGCGGCACCGACGACCTGGTGCCCGCCGCCCTTCGCGCCGGCGACCGGACGCTGGGCGGCAGCCTGTCCTGGGAGCAGCCGCAGCCGCTGGCAAGCTTTGCGGACGCCTCCCCCTTCGCCCGCCTCGACGTGCCGGCCGACGTCACCGTCAACCGGCAGGTGCTGGCCGAGCCGGGACCCGATCTTGCCGACCGCACCTGGGCCTCGCTCGCCGACGGCACGCCGCTCGTCACGGCCTCGCTCCGCGGACGCGGAACGCTGGTCCTCTTCCATGTCACCGCCGACACCGGCTGGTCGAACCTGCCGATCTCCGGCACCTTCGTCTCCATGCTGCGGCGGATCGTGGCGCTCTCCTCCGCGTCCGGCGCAAGGGGCGAGGGCACCGGGGCCGCCGCTGCCGCCGGCACCGTGCAGGAGCCGGCCGAGGTGCTGCTGCCCCCCGTGCGTGTCCTCGACGGGCGCGGCCGGCTCGGTCCGCCGCCGGCCTCCGCCCTGCCCGTTTCGGCGCGCCAGGGCGATGTCGCGGCCAGCCGCCGCCATCCGCCCGGCCTTTACGGCAGCGACGATGCCTTCCGCGCCATAAACCTCTTCGCCTCGCTCGACGAGGTCATGCCGCTCGATCTAGGCCCGCTCGACGGCGCTGCGACGGTCGCGACCTACCCCACCACGGAGGCAAGCGATCTGAGGCCGCTGCTCTTCCTCGCCGCCCTCTTGCTGCTCTTTGCCGATGCGATCGCGATGATGTGGCTGCGCGGCGATGCGCAAGGGCTGCGCGGCCGGCTTGCCCGCGGCACGGCCGTGCTGCTTCTCGCCGGCATTGCCGCGGCGCTCGCCCTGCCGCAGACGGCACGGGCGCAGGAGACGTCCGACGATCTTGCAGCGCTGGAGGCGACGCTCGACACCCGCCTTGCCTATGTGCTCACCGGCCAGCCGGACCGCGATGCCACCAGCCGCCAGGGCCTTCTCGGCCTCACCCGCTATCTCTCCACCCGCACGGCGCTGGAGCCGGAAGCCCCCGTCGGCGTCGACATTGCGACCGACGAGCTCGCCTTCTACCCCGTGCTTTACTGGCCGATCTCGGAGACGACGCCGGTTCCTTCCGCCGAGGCGCTCGCGCGCATCGACACCTATATGCGCAACGGCGGCACCATCCTGTTCGACACCGCCGACCAGCTCTCGGCCGGGATTTCCGGCTTCGGCACGTCGCCGGCGGTGCTGCGGCTGCGCCAGGTGCTCGACGGGCTCGACATCCCGCCGCTGGAGCCGGTGCCGGCCGACCACGTCCTGACCAAGGCCTTCTACCTGCTGGAGACCTTCCCCGGCCGCTATGCGGACGGCCCGCTCTGGGTCGAGGCGACGGAGACGCGGAACACCGGCGAACGCCCGGTGCGCGCCGGCGACGGCGTCTCGCCGCTGCTGATCACCGGCAACGATTTCGCCGCCGCCTGGGCGGTGGACGAGGCCGGCAACCCGCTGTTCCCGACCGTTCCCAACGATGCCGTGCAGCGCGAATATGCCTACCGCTCCGGCGTCAACATCGTCATGTACGCCCTGACCGGCAACTACAAGGCCGACCAGGTGCACGTTCCGGCGCTGCTGGAACGGCTCGGCCAATAG
- a CDS encoding DUF58 domain-containing protein, whose amino-acid sequence MSSLGRFSLSSPGSAAQDDPQGAPWPQVVAGARSLAEALPDLLVEARQVAMTINAGWHGRRRSGTGENFWQFRPFIAGEPVRRIDWRRSARDDHLYVREREWEAAHTVWLWADLSPSMGFRSHLSQALKRDRALVLLLALADLLADTGERIGLPGLRRPAADRHAAERIADALGHLADPLSLPPTEDIRRFSEVVLIGDLLDPVEETLAWMRKVAATGARAHVVMVLDPIEETFPFTGRTEFRDPETGFKLTSGKAEQWRRAYRDRLEAHRQALSDAARRAGWTFVVHHTDRPASEPMLVLHSRLSGIPLHGPGGAGR is encoded by the coding sequence ATGAGCAGCCTGGGGCGCTTTTCTCTCTCCTCGCCGGGCTCCGCCGCGCAGGACGACCCCCAGGGGGCCCCCTGGCCGCAGGTTGTTGCCGGAGCGCGCTCGCTCGCCGAGGCCCTGCCCGATCTGCTGGTCGAAGCCCGCCAGGTGGCCATGACGATCAATGCCGGCTGGCACGGCCGCCGCCGCTCCGGCACCGGCGAGAATTTCTGGCAGTTCCGCCCCTTCATCGCCGGCGAGCCGGTGCGCCGCATCGACTGGCGCCGCTCGGCCCGCGACGACCATCTCTATGTCCGCGAGCGCGAGTGGGAGGCCGCCCATACCGTCTGGCTCTGGGCGGACCTGTCGCCCTCCATGGGCTTTCGCTCGCATCTGTCGCAGGCGCTGAAGCGCGACCGCGCCCTCGTGCTGCTGCTGGCGCTTGCCGATCTTCTCGCCGACACCGGCGAGCGCATCGGCCTGCCCGGCCTGCGCCGGCCCGCCGCCGACCGTCACGCGGCCGAGCGCATTGCCGATGCGCTGGGGCATCTCGCCGATCCGCTCAGCCTGCCGCCGACGGAGGATATCCGCCGCTTTTCGGAAGTGGTGCTGATCGGCGACCTGCTCGATCCGGTCGAGGAGACGCTGGCCTGGATGCGCAAGGTCGCCGCCACCGGCGCCCGCGCCCATGTGGTGATGGTCCTCGATCCCATCGAGGAGACCTTCCCCTTCACCGGCCGCACCGAGTTCCGCGACCCCGAGACCGGCTTCAAGCTCACCAGCGGCAAGGCCGAGCAGTGGCGGCGCGCCTATCGCGACCGGCTGGAGGCGCACCGGCAGGCGCTGTCGGATGCCGCCCGCCGCGCCGGCTGGACCTTCGTCGTGCACCATACCGACCGGCCCGCATCCGAGCCGATGCTGGTCCTGCACAGCCGCCTCAGCGGCATTCCGCTCCATGGACCGGGAGGCGCCGGACGATGA